Proteins found in one Helicobacter sp. NHP19-003 genomic segment:
- a CDS encoding 3'-5' exonuclease, with protein MRLICVLDIESVPNLALIAKHCPECVGDGPLQTCENFFKWCEDRYKSPFAPLFYHQIVSIASVLAEPSGAFKRVGNFGRGLGDERTLVADFLAFFNKHHPQLVTFNGRMFDLPLLLLKALAHNLNAHAFYAQESKWENYRYRYSEEYHTDLLDSLTHFSPARGLNLDGVCAMCGLPGKFDVSGDQVYQLFYQDPPQLERINSYCQSDVLNTYWLYLKYLVTQGRLSEENYLSTLHAFKGNLPQEQPYASVFATALEAELTQEIQKEDHV; from the coding sequence ATGCGCCTTATTTGTGTCTTAGACATTGAGAGTGTACCTAATTTGGCTTTGATCGCCAAACATTGTCCCGAGTGCGTGGGCGATGGCCCCTTGCAAACTTGTGAAAACTTCTTCAAGTGGTGTGAGGATAGATATAAAAGCCCCTTTGCGCCCTTGTTTTATCACCAAATTGTCAGCATCGCGAGCGTGCTAGCCGAGCCTAGTGGGGCTTTCAAACGCGTGGGCAATTTTGGCAGGGGGCTGGGTGATGAAAGAACCCTTGTGGCGGATTTTTTAGCGTTTTTCAACAAACACCACCCCCAACTTGTAACCTTCAATGGGCGCATGTTTGACCTGCCCTTGTTGCTGTTAAAGGCTCTGGCGCATAACCTAAACGCCCACGCTTTTTACGCCCAAGAGAGCAAATGGGAGAACTACCGCTACCGCTACAGCGAAGAGTACCACACCGACCTGCTCGACAGCCTCACGCATTTTAGCCCGGCTAGGGGGCTTAATTTAGATGGGGTTTGTGCCATGTGCGGGCTACCCGGTAAATTTGATGTGAGCGGGGATCAAGTCTATCAACTTTTCTATCAAGACCCGCCCCAGCTCGAGCGCATCAACAGCTATTGCCAAAGCGATGTGCTCAACACCTATTGGCTTTACTTAAAATACCTTGTAACGCAGGGCAGGCTTAGCGAAGAGAACTACCTAAGCACCCTGCACGCTTTTAAGGGCAACCTGCCCCAAGAACAGCCCTATGCCTCCGTTTTCGCCACAGCTCTTGAAGCTGAATTAACCCAAGAAATCCAAAAGGAAGACCATGTTTAA
- a CDS encoding outer membrane protein, whose protein sequence is MSLPQAISGLVSGAQSYFSTQMADNSFISSNFTQSFNNFYNLISGTTMDITAINTSLNDLIQAVENLQSSILGQLIVPESADTLGNNDGGQTPQINAGDGAAGSVAAAVRRVGLVMPAVLKPTSVNTPLDSAQREQAGKTLGQLSNLLAYLRATQTKLNIYTKDNAVLVGTQGGILKPQQTQYSSENGNMYGVDAQIGYKQFFGKKKRWGLRYYGTFSYQHGTFYMNDSQAVDNFVYGAGVDALYNFYESKDGKYTTGFFAGLMFTGSTWLAKGASQTIAMMHAMDNAGGSAHMNTTYFQIPLNIGFRTNVSKHHGFEVGLRIPLATNYYFKGNAGGYSEAITYKRNVSVFINYVYNF, encoded by the coding sequence ATGAGCCTGCCCCAAGCCATCAGCGGGCTTGTCTCAGGGGCACAAAGCTACTTCAGCACCCAAATGGCAGATAACAGCTTCATCAGCTCCAATTTCACCCAAAGTTTCAATAACTTTTACAACCTCATTTCGGGCACAACGATGGACATTACCGCCATCAACACCAGCCTCAACGATTTGATCCAAGCGGTGGAGAATTTACAAAGCAGCATTTTAGGGCAACTTATCGTCCCTGAAAGTGCAGACACGCTCGGCAACAATGACGGGGGGCAAACCCCCCAAATCAATGCCGGCGATGGGGCGGCGGGCAGTGTTGCTGCTGCGGTGCGCCGTGTGGGGCTTGTCATGCCCGCTGTGCTTAAACCCACTTCTGTCAACACGCCCTTAGATAGTGCACAAAGAGAACAAGCGGGCAAGACTTTAGGACAACTGAGCAACCTCTTGGCCTACCTTAGAGCAACACAGACAAAGCTCAACATCTACACCAAAGACAACGCCGTGTTGGTGGGCACACAAGGGGGAATCCTCAAACCTCAACAAACCCAATACAGCAGCGAAAACGGCAACATGTATGGGGTGGATGCACAAATCGGGTATAAGCAATTCTTTGGCAAGAAAAAACGCTGGGGGTTGCGCTACTATGGGACATTCAGTTACCAACACGGGACTTTTTACATGAACGACTCGCAAGCGGTGGACAACTTTGTCTATGGGGCGGGGGTAGATGCTCTGTATAACTTCTATGAGAGCAAAGATGGCAAATACACCACAGGGTTTTTTGCAGGGCTCATGTTCACCGGCTCGACTTGGTTGGCTAAGGGGGCGAGCCAAACCATAGCGATGATGCACGCCATGGACAATGCGGGGGGCAGCGCGCACATGAACACCACTTACTTCCAAATCCCCTTAAACATTGGCTTTAGAACCAATGTGAGCAAACACCACGGGTTTGAGGTGGGCTTACGCATTCCTTTAGCCACGAATTATTACTTCAAGGGCAATGCTGGTGGCTACAGCGAGGCCATCACCTACAAGCGCAATGTTTCGGTGTTCATCAACTATGTTTACAACTTCTAG
- a CDS encoding valine--tRNA ligase, whose product MNFPPFEHALEKHYYKIWQSRGHFEVDGDHSKPPFSIMMPPPNVTGRLHMGHALTLSLQDILVRFKRMDGYRVLYQPGLDHAGIATQNVVEKQLLAQGVKKEQIGREAFIQKVWEWKEACGGQILEQMQELGVSCAWSRLRFSMDAGLEKAVKVAFKAWFDQGLIVQDTYMINWCCKDGALADIEVEYQEELGKLYYLRYPLENGGEVVVATTRPETFFGDVALMVHPEDARYQHLIGQNALLPLTQRPIPIIADSYVDPSFGSGCVKVTPAHDPNDYSVGQRHNLTPLVIFDAQGVLNAHAEDFAGLDRLEARPKIVEALQEGGYIQEVQEHPHQVGVCYRCASPIEPYISKQWFVKQEVATGSIEKMAQGLAQFYPPHWRNNYNAWMQELRPWCISRQLWWGHRIPVFTCTHKHQFVPLETPTHCPTCGDTNLEQDPDVLDTWFSSGLWAFSTLGFGQEGFEGFEGVKFHADDLKDFYPNSVLVTGFDILFFWVARMLLSGESLLGKLPFKHIYLHALVRDENGEKMSKSKGNVIDPLELIKTYGSDSVRFALAMLCVQGRDLCLNPKVLEQAKHFSHKLYNAALFLSTQTATKVTEFQTSLGAYAKSRLNATTKEVRHALELYRFNDAATTIYRFFWGEFCDWVLEFSKAYKNSQEAPLVFGELASVFKEGLRLLHPFMPFVSEYLHQSLSKSALENSPSIMLSPYPKDTTQNAKLEARFNLMKESITALRRLKILLNAPIERATIESTTPLETEDLQCIAKLSKIPTILIASSKPPKAISDRGELGVVHVGLEGVNVGGLVHRLRGQLEKLKKEQAKLNLDNPQFLAKAPKALLESLQERNKTLLEKQAQVQKELSMLEG is encoded by the coding sequence ATGAACTTCCCCCCCTTTGAGCACGCTTTAGAAAAGCATTATTATAAAATTTGGCAAAGTCGGGGTCATTTTGAAGTGGACGGCGACCATTCTAAACCCCCTTTTTCGATCATGATGCCCCCACCCAATGTTACGGGGCGCTTGCACATGGGGCACGCACTCACTTTAAGCTTGCAAGACATTTTAGTGCGCTTTAAGCGCATGGACGGCTATCGGGTTTTATACCAACCCGGGCTAGACCATGCTGGCATCGCCACGCAAAATGTCGTGGAAAAGCAACTTTTAGCCCAAGGGGTGAAAAAGGAGCAAATCGGCAGAGAGGCGTTTATCCAAAAAGTGTGGGAGTGGAAAGAGGCTTGCGGGGGGCAGATTTTAGAGCAAATGCAAGAGCTGGGAGTCTCTTGTGCATGGAGTCGCTTGCGCTTTAGCATGGATGCTGGCTTAGAAAAAGCGGTCAAGGTCGCCTTTAAAGCGTGGTTTGATCAAGGGCTCATCGTGCAAGACACCTACATGATCAATTGGTGTTGCAAGGACGGGGCACTAGCCGACATCGAGGTGGAGTATCAAGAGGAACTAGGCAAGCTGTATTATTTGCGCTACCCTTTGGAAAATGGGGGGGAGGTGGTGGTGGCGACCACCCGCCCAGAAACCTTCTTTGGCGATGTGGCGTTAATGGTGCACCCTGAAGACGCACGCTACCAGCATTTAATCGGGCAAAATGCCTTATTACCCTTGACACAACGCCCTATCCCCATCATCGCTGATAGCTATGTCGATCCTAGCTTTGGGAGTGGGTGCGTGAAGGTTACCCCAGCGCATGACCCTAACGACTATAGCGTGGGCCAAAGACATAACTTAACTCCCTTAGTGATTTTTGATGCACAAGGGGTTTTAAACGCCCATGCGGAGGACTTTGCGGGGTTAGACCGCCTAGAGGCACGCCCCAAAATCGTAGAGGCACTGCAAGAGGGGGGCTACATTCAAGAAGTGCAAGAGCACCCCCACCAAGTGGGCGTGTGCTACCGCTGTGCGAGCCCCATTGAACCCTATATCTCTAAACAATGGTTTGTCAAGCAAGAAGTGGCTACAGGCTCGATAGAAAAAATGGCGCAGGGGCTGGCGCAATTTTACCCCCCCCATTGGCGCAACAACTACAACGCATGGATGCAAGAATTGCGCCCGTGGTGTATCAGCCGGCAACTTTGGTGGGGGCATCGTATCCCCGTTTTCACCTGCACTCACAAACACCAATTCGTGCCCCTAGAAACCCCCACGCATTGCCCCACTTGCGGGGACACAAATCTAGAACAAGACCCCGATGTGCTCGACACTTGGTTTAGTTCAGGCCTGTGGGCGTTTAGCACGCTGGGCTTTGGGCAAGAGGGCTTTGAGGGCTTTGAGGGCGTGAAGTTTCACGCCGATGACTTAAAGGACTTTTACCCTAATAGTGTGCTGGTTACAGGCTTTGACATTCTGTTTTTTTGGGTGGCGCGCATGCTTTTGAGTGGGGAGAGTTTGCTAGGCAAGTTGCCCTTCAAGCACATTTACCTACACGCTTTGGTGCGTGATGAAAATGGCGAAAAGATGAGTAAATCTAAGGGCAATGTGATCGACCCCTTAGAGCTCATTAAAACCTATGGGAGCGACTCGGTGCGTTTTGCGCTGGCGATGTTGTGCGTGCAAGGGCGGGATTTATGCCTAAACCCTAAAGTGCTAGAGCAAGCCAAACACTTTAGCCACAAACTCTACAACGCCGCCCTTTTCTTAAGCACACAGACAGCGACAAAAGTTACGGAGTTTCAAACAAGTTTGGGGGCTTATGCCAAATCCCGCCTCAACGCCACGACCAAAGAAGTACGCCACGCCCTAGAGCTTTACCGCTTCAACGATGCGGCCACCACGATTTACCGCTTCTTTTGGGGGGAGTTTTGCGATTGGGTGCTGGAGTTTTCTAAGGCTTACAAGAACAGCCAAGAAGCCCCTTTAGTTTTTGGCGAACTTGCCTCTGTGTTTAAAGAGGGTCTAAGGCTTTTACACCCTTTCATGCCTTTTGTGAGTGAATATTTACACCAAAGCCTAAGCAAGAGCGCGCTAGAAAACAGCCCGTCTATCATGTTAAGTCCCTACCCCAAAGACACCACACAAAACGCAAAATTAGAGGCGCGTTTTAACCTGATGAAAGAGAGCATCACGGCTTTAAGGCGGCTTAAAATCTTGCTAAATGCGCCCATTGAGCGCGCCACCATTGAGAGCACCACTCCCCTAGAGACAGAGGATTTGCAATGCATCGCAAAACTCAGCAAAATCCCCACAATTTTAATTGCATCCAGCAAACCGCCTAAAGCCATCAGCGATCGCGGGGAGCTTGGCGTGGTGCATGTCGGCTTAGAGGGGGTAAATGTGGGCGGGCTTGTCCATCGTTTGAGGGGGCAATTAGAGAAGCTCAAAAAAGAGCAGGCAAAGTTGAATTTAGACAATCCGCAATTTTTGGCTAAAGCCCCCAAAGCTCTCCTAGAGAGCTTGCAAGAGCGCAATAAAACCCTATTAGAAAAACAAGCCCAAGTACAAAAAGAACTTTCTATGCTAGAAGGATAA
- the ffh gene encoding signal recognition particle protein, translated as MFDTLTQSFKNALGKIRFQDDLKALEKALDELKKALLRNDVHHKVAKELVKNIENKTKAKGIGKQQFLDALQESLLEILSVPGAASGFVYAPTPPTIVLMCGLQGGGKTTTCAKLANYLKTRNKKVLLVACDLERLAAIEQLQVLGAQIGVEVFHKAGSVLDIAKGALERAKEGQFDVVIVDSAGRLAIDKPLMDELKALKDLLKPLETFYVADALSGQDGVRSAQTFHTQIGISGVVLSKFDSDSKGGVALGIAHQLQIPLRFIGHGEKIPDLDIFVPERIANRLMGAGDIVSLVEKTSSVIDPKEAKNISKKLKKGQFGFNDFLEQLEKVKKLGSISSLVSMIPGLSGVAGALKGTDLENSAEIKRIKAMVNSMTAKERDNPSLLNGSRKKRIALGSGLDVAEINRILKRFDQASQLAKKLSSKGGVANLLQMLQQHQPPQRG; from the coding sequence ATGTTCGACACCCTAACCCAATCTTTTAAAAATGCTTTAGGCAAAATCCGCTTCCAAGACGATTTAAAAGCCCTTGAAAAAGCCCTAGATGAGCTCAAAAAGGCTTTGCTAAGAAACGATGTACATCACAAGGTTGCTAAAGAGTTGGTCAAAAACATAGAGAATAAGACAAAAGCCAAGGGCATTGGCAAACAGCAATTTTTAGACGCTTTGCAAGAGAGCTTATTAGAGATTTTGAGCGTGCCGGGGGCGGCTAGTGGCTTTGTCTATGCCCCCACCCCGCCCACGATTGTGTTGATGTGTGGCTTGCAGGGGGGGGGCAAGACCACGACTTGTGCCAAGTTGGCAAACTACCTAAAAACCCGTAATAAAAAGGTCTTGTTGGTGGCGTGCGATTTAGAGAGGTTAGCTGCTATCGAGCAATTACAAGTCTTGGGGGCGCAAATCGGGGTAGAAGTCTTCCACAAAGCGGGGAGCGTGTTAGACATTGCCAAAGGGGCACTAGAGCGGGCCAAAGAGGGGCAGTTTGATGTGGTGATCGTGGATAGTGCGGGGCGTTTGGCGATCGACAAGCCTTTAATGGACGAGCTTAAGGCCCTTAAAGACTTGCTAAAGCCCTTAGAAACCTTTTATGTGGCGGATGCTTTGAGCGGGCAGGACGGGGTGCGCTCCGCACAGACCTTCCACACCCAGATAGGCATTAGTGGCGTGGTTTTAAGCAAGTTTGACAGCGACAGCAAGGGGGGCGTGGCATTAGGCATCGCCCACCAATTACAAATCCCCTTGCGCTTCATCGGGCATGGCGAGAAAATCCCCGATTTGGATATTTTCGTGCCCGAGCGCATTGCTAACCGCTTGATGGGGGCGGGCGACATTGTGAGCTTGGTGGAGAAAACCAGCAGTGTGATCGACCCCAAAGAGGCCAAAAACATTTCCAAAAAGCTCAAAAAGGGGCAATTTGGCTTTAACGACTTTTTAGAACAATTAGAAAAGGTTAAAAAACTAGGCTCGATCAGCTCTTTGGTGTCGATGATCCCTGGGCTTAGTGGGGTGGCGGGGGCTCTTAAGGGCACGGACTTAGAAAACTCAGCGGAAATTAAAAGGATCAAGGCGATGGTTAATTCTATGACCGCCAAAGAGAGGGACAACCCTTCTTTACTCAATGGCAGCCGTAAAAAACGCATTGCTTTAGGTTCAGGGCTAGATGTCGCCGAGATCAATCGGATTTTAAAGCGATTCGATCAAGCCAGCCAGCTAGCCAAAAAACTGAGCTCTAAAGGAGGTGTGGCAAATTTACTCCAAATGTTGCAACAACACCAACCCCCCCAAAGGGGTTAG
- a CDS encoding pyridoxal-phosphate-dependent aminotransferase family protein has product MKRGRLKPTRTLLFTPGPTPIHPAISNTLSQPIPHHRTPEFEAIFGYARQQLKDMVGLAEVLTLVSSGTGAMEAALLQFVPKKEQPTLLVLDNGKFGERFGKIARAHHLGVVELKSAWDTPISPDQVLEALQTNPSVRAIALQVCDSSGGLRLDFENITKAAKAHNPEIITIIDAITALGVEPLQTKHVDVLIGGSQKAFMLPVGLSFLGLSDFALSKLEDKGYYFNLKLELKNQQKNTTAFTAGISHILGLQTYFALVQDLGGFDALYHATRKRAESTNKALEALGLKIYPKAPALCMSVIYHEQASRIRKHLHKQYGVLVAGGQDALKDYLLRINHMGIIEVYQSAWVLNALEQSLVDLGLLPSFEGMAIKAFMQHHYKEI; this is encoded by the coding sequence ATGAAAAGAGGACGCTTGAAACCCACACGAACTTTGCTCTTCACCCCCGGGCCCACGCCCATTCACCCCGCCATCAGCAACACCCTAAGCCAACCCATTCCCCACCACCGCACGCCAGAATTTGAGGCGATCTTTGGTTACGCACGCCAACAGCTCAAAGACATGGTCGGGCTTGCTGAGGTTTTAACGCTTGTGAGCAGCGGCACGGGGGCGATGGAAGCAGCGTTGTTGCAATTTGTCCCTAAAAAAGAGCAACCTACTTTGCTCGTGCTGGATAATGGCAAATTCGGCGAACGCTTTGGCAAGATCGCCAGGGCGCACCATTTGGGCGTTGTGGAGCTTAAAAGTGCGTGGGACACCCCCATTAGCCCCGATCAAGTGCTAGAGGCCTTGCAGACAAACCCTAGTGTGCGGGCGATCGCCTTGCAAGTGTGCGACTCTTCGGGGGGCTTGCGTTTAGACTTTGAAAACATCACCAAAGCCGCCAAAGCCCACAACCCCGAGATCATCACGATCATTGATGCGATCACCGCTCTAGGGGTCGAGCCCTTGCAAACAAAGCATGTCGATGTGTTGATCGGGGGCAGCCAAAAGGCGTTCATGTTGCCCGTGGGCTTAAGCTTTTTGGGGCTAAGTGATTTTGCCCTCTCAAAGCTAGAGGACAAGGGCTATTACTTTAACTTAAAGCTAGAGTTAAAAAACCAACAAAAGAACACCACCGCTTTCACGGCGGGCATCTCCCATATTTTGGGGCTACAGACCTATTTTGCACTTGTGCAAGATTTGGGTGGATTTGACGCTCTTTATCATGCCACAAGAAAAAGAGCAGAAAGCACGAACAAAGCCCTTGAGGCACTAGGGCTTAAAATCTACCCCAAAGCCCCTGCCTTGTGCATGTCTGTGATCTACCACGAACAGGCGAGCCGCATAAGAAAACACCTACACAAACAATACGGGGTTTTGGTCGCAGGCGGGCAGGACGCACTAAAAGACTATCTCTTACGCATCAACCACATGGGGATCATTGAGGTTTATCAAAGTGCATGGGTGCTAAACGCCCTAGAGCAAAGCCTCGTGGATTTGGGGCTACTTCCTAGCTTTGAGGGCATGGCGATCAAGGCATTCATGCAACACCACTATAAGGAGATTTAA
- a CDS encoding phosphoribosyltransferase, whose product MRLYYGYNEFRKDVVDLAKMVEANFKPQAIVSILRGGMTLAHFLGLYWDTKEVYAINASSYGTDRKQGALIIDNVPKLKPTHKEILVVDEIVDSGRSFLGVMQVLKEHYPTAHFKSAVLFAHKSAHFQADYTLKEAASWIDFFWEVDTQGDHIA is encoded by the coding sequence ATGCGGCTTTACTACGGCTACAACGAGTTTAGAAAGGATGTCGTGGACCTGGCCAAAATGGTTGAAGCCAACTTCAAACCCCAAGCGATTGTGTCAATTCTGCGGGGTGGCATGACCTTGGCGCACTTTTTGGGGCTTTATTGGGACACCAAAGAGGTGTATGCGATCAACGCCAGCTCTTATGGCACGGATCGCAAACAAGGCGCGCTGATCATAGACAATGTCCCCAAGCTCAAGCCCACCCACAAAGAAATTTTAGTGGTGGATGAGATCGTGGATAGTGGCAGGAGTTTTCTAGGTGTGATGCAGGTGCTAAAAGAGCATTACCCCACAGCCCACTTTAAAAGTGCGGTGCTCTTCGCCCACAAGAGCGCACATTTTCAGGCCGATTACACCCTAAAAGAGGCGGCATCGTGGATCGACTTCTTTTGGGAGGTGGACACACAGGGAGATCACATTGCCTAA
- a CDS encoding MiaB/RimO family radical SAM methylthiotransferase — protein MLGKLAHYELTSDLGSADAIIVNTCGFIKSAKEESIRVLLEAIEGRKKGALVVASGCLSQRYKEELAKELPEIDIFTGVGDYDQIDTLLAHKQSQFSKQVFLASQHARTIIGSSVHAYVKLSEGCNQNCSFCAIPSFKGRLQSKRIEDILNEVEGLAKRGYTDISFIAQDSSSYLQDQGVKEGLVQLIKAIDRQGVLKSARIFYLYPTTTTHKLIETIASSPIFANYFDMPIQHITDSMLKTMRRNSTKAKHLELLKAMRAVPGSFLRSTLLLGHPHEQESDINELEAFLQEFHFDRLNLFAFSAEEGTKAYGMPQIASKLVNERLDHINALVQEQVQTSMQNLLGQTLEVIVEGASEDHLFLRARDRRWGLEIDGEILINESALEHTPPGHYKALCHTYEEGVLVGKIVA, from the coding sequence ATGCTTGGCAAACTCGCCCACTACGAACTCACCAGCGATCTGGGCAGTGCCGATGCGATCATTGTCAACACTTGCGGATTCATAAAGTCCGCCAAAGAGGAGAGCATTAGAGTCTTGCTAGAAGCCATTGAGGGGCGCAAAAAGGGGGCTTTGGTCGTGGCAAGTGGTTGCCTTAGCCAACGCTATAAAGAGGAGCTCGCCAAAGAGTTGCCCGAAATCGATATTTTCACGGGCGTGGGCGATTACGACCAAATAGACACGCTCTTAGCGCACAAACAAAGCCAATTTTCTAAGCAAGTCTTTTTAGCCAGCCAACACGCCCGCACCATCATCGGCTCATCCGTGCATGCCTATGTCAAATTGTCTGAGGGGTGCAACCAAAATTGTAGTTTCTGTGCGATTCCAAGTTTTAAAGGGCGCTTGCAAAGCAAGCGTATAGAGGACATTTTAAACGAAGTGGAGGGCTTGGCCAAAAGGGGTTACACAGACATCAGCTTCATCGCCCAAGATTCTAGCTCTTACTTGCAAGATCAAGGCGTAAAAGAGGGGCTAGTACAGCTCATTAAAGCCATCGACAGGCAGGGTGTGCTTAAGAGTGCTCGGATTTTTTATCTCTACCCCACCACCACCACGCACAAACTCATTGAAACGATCGCAAGCTCGCCTATTTTTGCAAATTACTTTGACATGCCCATCCAGCACATCACAGACTCCATGCTCAAAACCATGCGCCGCAACTCCACAAAAGCCAAGCATTTAGAGCTTTTAAAAGCCATGCGTGCTGTGCCGGGCAGCTTTCTACGCTCTACTTTGCTCTTAGGCCACCCGCACGAGCAAGAGAGCGACATCAACGAGCTAGAGGCGTTTTTACAAGAGTTTCATTTTGACCGCTTAAATCTCTTTGCCTTCAGTGCAGAAGAGGGCACTAAGGCTTATGGCATGCCCCAAATTGCGAGCAAGCTTGTCAATGAACGGCTCGATCACATCAACGCTTTGGTGCAAGAACAGGTGCAAACCTCTATGCAAAACCTGCTCGGGCAGACTTTAGAGGTGATCGTGGAGGGGGCTAGCGAGGATCATCTCTTTTTGCGTGCCCGTGATCGGCGTTGGGGCTTGGAGATTGACGGGGAGATTCTCATCAATGAAAGTGCATTAGAGCACACCCCCCCGGGGCATTACAAAGCTCTTTGCCACACCTATGAAGAG